One part of the Arthrobacter tumbae genome encodes these proteins:
- a CDS encoding electron transfer flavoprotein subunit alpha/FixB family protein, with protein MTTFPEDSILVLVETTPSGGLAKSAAGLLGAASLVGTPVALLVRAPGAAADATQDAASLGAKHVLTAEPEGADLLLAVPAVDALAAAANLVRPDAVLISNSVNGRDVAGRFAARTRSALAIDAVGVSRDDEGIVAHHSVYGGAYNVDCAPTFGAPVITVREGSIDVRAEPVSPEIAPLDVPPSGVPTASIESFEEQAVTSTRPELRGAAKVVAGGRGLTSQEQFALVDQLADVLGAAVGASRAAVDAGWVPNSYQVGQTGISVSPQLYVALGVSGAIQHRAGMQTAKTIVAINKDPDAPIFEIADFGVVGDLFDVVPQLIASLSARKE; from the coding sequence ATGACGACATTCCCGGAAGACTCCATCCTCGTCCTTGTCGAAACCACGCCGTCGGGAGGGCTGGCCAAGAGCGCAGCCGGACTGCTCGGCGCGGCCTCCCTGGTGGGTACGCCGGTCGCGCTGTTGGTACGCGCGCCTGGGGCAGCGGCCGACGCGACCCAGGACGCGGCCTCCCTCGGAGCGAAGCATGTGCTGACTGCTGAACCAGAGGGGGCTGACTTACTGTTGGCTGTTCCCGCCGTCGATGCACTTGCCGCCGCTGCGAACCTGGTGCGCCCGGACGCCGTTCTGATCTCCAATTCCGTCAACGGCCGGGATGTCGCCGGACGGTTTGCGGCGCGGACGCGCTCCGCGCTTGCCATCGATGCCGTGGGAGTTTCGCGCGATGACGAGGGGATTGTCGCCCACCACTCTGTTTATGGAGGCGCCTACAACGTCGACTGTGCGCCCACCTTCGGTGCGCCGGTGATCACCGTCCGCGAGGGGTCGATCGATGTCCGAGCTGAGCCTGTCAGCCCTGAAATTGCACCGCTCGACGTTCCGCCCTCCGGCGTCCCAACAGCGTCTATCGAGTCGTTCGAGGAGCAGGCGGTGACCTCGACCCGCCCCGAGCTGCGTGGCGCCGCCAAGGTTGTAGCGGGCGGCCGCGGCCTGACCTCACAGGAGCAGTTTGCCCTCGTCGACCAGTTGGCGGACGTGCTCGGCGCTGCTGTCGGCGCATCGCGTGCCGCAGTCGACGCCGGGTGGGTTCCAAACAGCTACCAGGTCGGCCAGACCGGAATCTCCGTCTCGCCGCAGCTGTATGTGGCGCTGGGCGTCTCGGGTGCCATCCAGCACCGGGCAGGCATGCAGACCGCGAAGACGATCGTCGCCATCAACAAGGACCCTGACGCACCGATCTTCGAGATCGCCGATTTCGGAGTCGTCGGTGACCTCTTCGATGTAGTCCCGCAGTTGATCGCGTCGCTTTCGGCGCGGAAGGAGTAA
- a CDS encoding electron transfer flavoprotein subunit beta/FixA family protein yields MRIIVLMKEVPDTYGERKLNLETGLAERGASEAVLDEIGERALELALTQAASLEDAEITVVSMAPETATATLRKALAMGAGKLVHIADENLVGADLGLTAEVLAAAIRRTGFDLVIAGNLSTDGYGGVLPAMIAELLGVPYASALTTVDISSDRVSGTRETDGGVMTVAAPLPAVISITERFPAGRFPNFKGIMAAKKKPVETLTAADLDIDPEGLETPRSIMLAVSERPARSAGRKIVDEGDAGEKLAEFLIQNRLA; encoded by the coding sequence ATGAGGATCATCGTTCTGATGAAAGAGGTGCCGGACACCTACGGCGAACGCAAGCTCAATCTCGAGACTGGGCTTGCCGAGCGGGGAGCCAGCGAGGCTGTGCTCGATGAAATCGGTGAGCGTGCCCTTGAGCTGGCGCTGACACAGGCGGCTTCACTTGAGGATGCCGAGATCACCGTTGTCTCAATGGCCCCTGAAACAGCGACGGCAACGCTTCGGAAGGCACTCGCCATGGGTGCGGGCAAGCTGGTCCACATCGCAGATGAGAATCTTGTCGGCGCGGATCTCGGTCTTACGGCTGAAGTGCTGGCAGCTGCGATCCGCCGTACCGGCTTTGATCTCGTCATTGCCGGAAACCTCTCCACTGACGGTTACGGCGGGGTGCTTCCCGCTATGATCGCCGAACTGCTCGGCGTGCCGTACGCGAGCGCCCTCACCACCGTTGACATCTCCTCCGATCGGGTGAGCGGAACACGGGAAACCGACGGCGGGGTCATGACGGTCGCAGCCCCGCTGCCAGCGGTCATCTCTATCACCGAACGTTTCCCTGCGGGCCGGTTCCCCAACTTCAAGGGCATCATGGCGGCCAAGAAGAAGCCCGTTGAGACCCTGACGGCCGCCGATCTGGATATTGACCCGGAAGGGCTGGAGACTCCCCGGTCCATCATGCTTGCCGTATCAGAGCGGCCCGCGCGTTCGGCCGGAAGAAAGATCGTGGACGAGGGCGACGCCGGCGAGAAGCTTGCGGAGTTCCTGATTCAGAACCGATTGGCCTAA
- a CDS encoding cytochrome b/b6 domain-containing protein: MATHGRTLRRGLPRRSGEEAWPPAGAAPADLHDGVDSDTFAEPPVPSGAGAVADATTTVSPVEATVAPPAEVAAPAVQAERAVQPKPAEQPAARGIRRGLPRVAGGEPWPPAGNSPAATRSHTAAPDTEEARTAPASVGESIKEAEKPTAAAPADQPLSPAAVSDPALAEATGSAPAAPVAAGNTRLLRRGLPRVPGGEAWPPKTTVAVEQVTASESPVAAENPVAAASQPASSEAPRKDAEVSAPEEAPAQQETEAPARAAMEPAPAEEEAPSSAAVAAATPASASAAPTSAASASAAPTSAASASAAPTSAAPASGAPTPATRKPAVRENQPKTVKAAKAGKPPGRATKLLLGALGLLVIALAAVFFTRWLVTLGFMQDFLQAYPGETPLPAGTQQGFPAWVQWQHFFNFFLIVLIIRSGLQVRRETRPPGYWTPKWSKGGDGKISINLWFHQALDILWLLNGLVFVVLLFVTGHWARLVPTTWEVFPNALSAFIQYVSLDWPTENGWVNYNSLQMLAYFVTIFIAAPLAAISGARMSGIWPKDAKALNKAYPLEWARAVHFPVMLYFVVFIIGHVALVFATGALRNLNHMYGGQDAVNWAGFWIFFVSLLLVIGAWIAARPIVLAPIAGLFGRVSSR; this comes from the coding sequence ATGGCGACGCACGGTCGCACGCTGCGGCGCGGACTGCCCCGGCGGAGCGGTGAGGAAGCCTGGCCGCCGGCGGGCGCCGCGCCCGCTGACCTGCACGACGGCGTCGATTCGGACACTTTCGCGGAGCCTCCCGTGCCGAGCGGCGCCGGCGCCGTTGCTGACGCAACGACGACGGTCTCGCCGGTTGAAGCGACCGTGGCCCCTCCTGCCGAGGTGGCCGCTCCAGCAGTGCAGGCGGAACGTGCGGTCCAGCCGAAACCAGCAGAACAGCCGGCTGCCCGCGGGATCCGGCGCGGTCTTCCCCGCGTTGCCGGAGGAGAACCGTGGCCTCCCGCCGGCAATTCACCGGCAGCAACTCGATCGCATACCGCAGCTCCGGACACGGAAGAGGCCCGAACCGCCCCCGCTTCCGTAGGGGAGTCCATCAAAGAGGCAGAGAAGCCCACAGCGGCAGCCCCTGCCGACCAGCCGCTATCCCCAGCCGCAGTTTCCGATCCTGCCCTCGCAGAGGCGACAGGTTCTGCACCAGCGGCGCCAGTAGCAGCCGGGAACACGCGCCTGCTGCGTCGCGGACTGCCGCGCGTCCCGGGTGGCGAAGCGTGGCCGCCCAAAACCACCGTCGCCGTGGAGCAGGTCACCGCCTCGGAGAGCCCGGTCGCCGCGGAGAACCCAGTCGCCGCAGCGAGCCAACCAGCCAGCAGCGAAGCTCCCCGCAAGGATGCGGAAGTTTCCGCACCGGAGGAGGCTCCAGCTCAGCAGGAGACCGAGGCTCCAGCGCGGGCAGCAATGGAACCGGCGCCCGCCGAGGAGGAGGCGCCGTCGTCGGCCGCTGTAGCAGCCGCTACGCCGGCATCAGCAAGCGCGGCACCAACCAGCGCGGCATCAGCAAGCGCGGCACCAACCAGCGCGGCATCAGCAAGCGCGGCACCGACCAGCGCGGCACCTGCCAGCGGAGCACCAACGCCGGCGACCCGGAAGCCGGCGGTACGCGAAAACCAACCGAAGACTGTGAAGGCGGCGAAGGCCGGCAAGCCACCCGGCCGCGCAACCAAGCTGCTCCTCGGCGCGCTCGGACTCCTGGTGATCGCGCTGGCCGCGGTGTTCTTCACGCGTTGGCTTGTCACGCTCGGCTTCATGCAGGACTTCCTGCAGGCCTACCCGGGTGAAACGCCCCTGCCCGCCGGCACCCAGCAGGGCTTCCCCGCGTGGGTGCAGTGGCAGCACTTCTTCAACTTCTTCCTGATCGTCCTCATCATCCGCTCCGGCCTGCAGGTCCGCAGGGAAACCCGGCCGCCAGGGTACTGGACACCGAAATGGTCCAAGGGCGGTGACGGAAAAATCAGCATCAACCTCTGGTTCCATCAGGCCCTCGATATCCTGTGGCTCCTGAATGGGCTGGTTTTTGTGGTGCTGCTTTTTGTCACCGGTCACTGGGCGCGACTGGTGCCCACCACCTGGGAGGTGTTCCCGAACGCACTGTCGGCTTTCATCCAGTACGTGTCGCTGGACTGGCCGACGGAGAACGGGTGGGTGAACTACAACAGCCTCCAGATGCTCGCGTACTTCGTCACCATTTTCATCGCCGCTCCGTTGGCAGCAATCAGCGGCGCACGGATGTCGGGGATCTGGCCCAAGGACGCCAAGGCGCTGAACAAGGCGTACCCGTTGGAGTGGGCAAGGGCCGTCCACTTCCCGGTGATGCTTTACTTCGTGGTCTTCATCATCGGCCACGTGGCGCTGGTGTTCGCGACCGGCGCACTGCGCAACCTCAACCACATGTATGGCGGTCAGGATGCGGTGAACTGGGCAGGTTTCTGGATCTTCTTCGTGTCGCTGCTGCTGGTCATCGGCGCCTGGATCGCGGCCCGGCCCATTGTGCTGGCACCCATCGCGGGGCTGTTCGGCAGGGTCAGCTCCCGCTGA